One Cucurbita pepo subsp. pepo cultivar mu-cu-16 chromosome LG11, ASM280686v2, whole genome shotgun sequence DNA window includes the following coding sequences:
- the LOC111805861 gene encoding probable peroxygenase 3 isoform X2, which produces MATEASAEAMATTAEKSPITLERKVRSDLDTNLPKPYLARALAAPDSENINGTWSHKHHGMSVLQQHVSFFDQDDDGIIRPWDTYRGFRAMGFNMIFSFLFMIFIHGALSYATLSSWIPSLFFPIYVRNIHRAKHGSDSGTYDTEGRFIPAQLENIFSKYGVTQADKLSFKELWHMTNANRDIFDFFGWAASKLEWGALYVLAKDENGFLSKEAVRRCFDGTLFPYCAKMHQGGVDKFG; this is translated from the exons ATGGCAACAGAG GCGTCGGCGGAGGCCATGGCAACCACGGCCGAGAAGTCTCCCATCACTTTGGAGCGCAAAGTTCGGAGCGATCTGGATACCAATCTCCCAAAGCCAT ATTTAGCGAGAGCTCTGGCGGCGCCGGATTCGGAAAACATCAATGGAACATGGAGCCACAAACACCATGGAATGTCTGTGCTTCAACAGCATGTTTCATTTTTCGATCAAGATGATGATGGCATTATCCGGCCATGGGACACGTATCGAG GATTTCGAGCTATGGGTTTCAATATGATTTTCTCGTTCCtctttatgatatttattcATGGAGCTCTCAGTTATGCGACTCTCTCG AGTTGGATACCTTCTCTATTCTTCCCCATATATGTAAGAAACATCCATAGGGCAAAGCATGGAAGTGACTCAGGGACCTATGACACTGAAGGAAG GTTCATTCCAGCACAGCTAGAGAACATATTCAGCAAATATGGTGTGACTCAGGCAGACAAGCTTAGCTTCAAAGAACTGTGGCACATGACCAACGCAAACCGTGATATTTTCGATTTCTTTGGCTG GGCCGCAAGCAAGTTGGAGTGGGGAGCTTTGTATGTTCTTGCTAAGGACGAAAATGGGTTCTTATCAAAGGAGGCTGTTAGGCGTTGCTTCGATGGCACCCTCTTTCCTTACTGTGCCAAAATGCATCAAGGTGGTGTCGATAAATTCGGCTAG
- the LOC111805861 gene encoding probable peroxygenase 3 isoform X1, with protein sequence MATEASAEAMATTAEKSPITLERKVRSDLDTNLPKPYLARALAAPDSENINGTWSHKHHGMSVLQQHVSFFDQDDDGIIRPWDTYRGFRAMGFNMIFSFLFMIFIHGALSYATLSSWIPSLFFPIYVRNIHRAKHGSDSGTYDTEGRFIPAQLENIFSKYGVTQADKLSFKELWHMTNANRDIFDFFGWAASKLEWGALYVLAKDENGFLSKEAVRRCFDGTLFPYCAKMHQGGVDKFG encoded by the exons ATGGCAACAGAGGCGTCGGCGGAGGCCATGGCAACCACGGCCGAGAAGTCTCCCATCACTTTGGAGCGCAAAGTTCGGAGCGATCTGGATACCAATCTCCCAAAGCCAT ATTTAGCGAGAGCTCTGGCGGCGCCGGATTCGGAAAACATCAATGGAACATGGAGCCACAAACACCATGGAATGTCTGTGCTTCAACAGCATGTTTCATTTTTCGATCAAGATGATGATGGCATTATCCGGCCATGGGACACGTATCGAG GATTTCGAGCTATGGGTTTCAATATGATTTTCTCGTTCCtctttatgatatttattcATGGAGCTCTCAGTTATGCGACTCTCTCG AGTTGGATACCTTCTCTATTCTTCCCCATATATGTAAGAAACATCCATAGGGCAAAGCATGGAAGTGACTCAGGGACCTATGACACTGAAGGAAG GTTCATTCCAGCACAGCTAGAGAACATATTCAGCAAATATGGTGTGACTCAGGCAGACAAGCTTAGCTTCAAAGAACTGTGGCACATGACCAACGCAAACCGTGATATTTTCGATTTCTTTGGCTG GGCCGCAAGCAAGTTGGAGTGGGGAGCTTTGTATGTTCTTGCTAAGGACGAAAATGGGTTCTTATCAAAGGAGGCTGTTAGGCGTTGCTTCGATGGCACCCTCTTTCCTTACTGTGCCAAAATGCATCAAGGTGGTGTCGATAAATTCGGCTAG